The following proteins are encoded in a genomic region of Asterias amurensis chromosome 5, ASM3211899v1:
- the LOC139937229 gene encoding snaclec stejaggregin-A subunit beta-2-like: protein MCPPGWVTLQDACYILLPQKMNWTDAFRACDRPGSAIAMPESQIEQDFIWREMSTSSVHQDLVDANDFVIWIGCKKEKTNPSQLSCPGKIVDSDYTNWYRGYYDAKDEDCIRMQQIYNGKWADQDCSITHFAACEMRVPHPIHCMAADDDGRFTSQCLLNHDIENLTAKGVIGCGQACWAEPRCHSFNLWKQGKICQLNNASRLEADVTDFKNMEGCSFFEL, encoded by the coding sequence ATGTGTCCTCCCGGCTGGGTGACTTTGCAAGACGCCTGTTACATCTTACTGCCTCAGAAGATGAATTGGACTGATGCGTTCAGGGCTTGTGATCGTCCTGGAAGTGCCATTGCTATGCCTGAATCTCAAATAGAACAAGATTTTATTTGGCGAGAAATGTCTACATCGAGTGTACATCAGGATCTCGTGGACGCCAATGACTTTGTTATTTGGATTGggtgcaaaaaagaaaagaccAATCCTTCACAGCTATCATGTCCTGGTAAGATTGTTGATTCTGACTACACTAATTGGTATAGAGGCTATTACGATGCTAAAGACGAGGACTGCATCAGAATGCAACAAATCTACAATGGTAAATGGGCAGATCAAGACTGTTCCATTACCCATTTCGCTGCTTGTGAGATGCGCGTCCCTCATCCCATACACTGCATGGCAGCTGACGATGACGGTCGCTTCACATCCCAGTGTCTGCTCAACCATGACATCGAGAACCTGACAGCCAAGGGAGTTATTGGGTGTGGTCAGGCGTGCTGGGCGGAGCCTAGATGCCACTCATTCAATCTCTGGAAGCAGGGTAAGATATGTCAGCTTAACAACGCATCCCGCCTGGAGGCTGACGTCACTGATTTCAAGAACATGGAGGGCTGCTCCTTCTTTGAACTGTAA
- the LOC139937809 gene encoding cholinesterase-like, giving the protein MFGRYFTVSAGILLGLLVGFVASQQPQVTVEQGVLFGTTENFQEDEFININKNIDVFKGIPFAEPPVGALRFRAPVEKSSWGSEAYNATYFRDACIQNLTPFLGSDMLKTSEDCLHLNIWAPNPQVSGGVPVMVWIHGGGYTVGSATLPDYNGFALAAVGDVIVVSINYRLGIFGFLTTDDETLPGNVGLIDQVVALKWIKQNIAAFGGDSERITIFGESAGSGSVSFHILSKMSEGLFNQAIMQSGTALAPWSYYDNKKEMRDQAFELGKATGCTTSDSATLVECLSQQDANELLAKSIERVRISPVLDGVFLEDSPLNLYNSGRYNHATILLGTNADEGSLILLLDPELEGYYASEAAPVITRQQFKDGLSDQLTLQFGSTNRQVETAVSTWYIDWSQAENMTADYYKAVVDVGTDLLFACNTDGVARYHAIGGDDVFLYQFTHIPSVSIYDIMIDGEFYGPGWTGATHAEEIPLVLGTPFIPETARLRAEFLDSEKALSVKFMEFWSNFARSGNPGLETAGSQPATGADYWPMFTIPELRYKELDMNFGTGRALKSNECNFWNSFLPQLGTMIASIDEVEREWRESYSAWKYTDMTDWREQFIQYKALTGN; this is encoded by the exons ATGTTCGGTCGGTATTTTACTGTGTCAGCCGGCATTTTGCTGGGGTTGTTGGTGGGCTTCGTAGCCTCCCAGCAACCGCAGGTCACTGTAGAGCAGGGTGTCCTCTTTGGTACCACCGAGAATTTCCAGGAAGATGAGTTCATCAATATCAACAAGAACATCGATGTCTTCAAGGGGATACCATTTGCAGAGCCACCCGTTGGAGCGCTGCGATTCAGGGCTCCGGTAGAGAAGAGTAGTTGGGGAAGCGAGGCTTACAACGCCACGTACTTCAGAGATGCTTGCATCCAAAACTTGACACCGTTTCTCGGGTCAGATATGTTGAAGACAAGTGAAGACTGTTTACATCTCAATATATGGGCACCCAACCCTCAAGTT TCAGGGGGCGTTCCCGTCATGGTTTGGATTCATGGAGGAGGCTACACAGTAGGTAGTGCAACTCTTCCGGATTATAACGGGTTTGCATTGGCTGCCGTTGGTGACGTCATCGTGGTATCCATAAACTATCGCCTCGGCATATTTGGTTTCCTTACCacag ATGATGAAACTTTGCCAGGGAATGTAGGTCTTATTGACCAAGTCGTTGCCCTGAAGTGGATTAAGCAAAACATTGCAG CTTTTGGAGGTGACAGTGAACGCATCACCATCTTCGGTGAGAGTGCTGGAAGTGGCAGCGTCAGTTTCCATATCCTCTCCAAGATGTCAGAAGGATTGTTCAATCAGGCGATAATGCAG AGCGGGACTGCCCTTGCCCCTTGGTCATACTACGATAACAAGAAAGAAATGCGTGATCAGGCATTTGAGTTGGGCAAGGCAACTGGTTGCACTACTTCAGATAGTGCAACCCTAGTTGAATGTCTGAGTCAGCAGGACGCCAATGAACTTCTAGCTAAAAGCATTGAG AGAGTCCGCATTTCTCCCGTTCTGGACGGAGTATTCTTGGAGGATTCGCCGTTGAATCTCTACAACTCTGGGCGGTACAACCACGCCACGATCCTCCTAGGCACTAACGCTGACGAAGGGTCATTGATTCTCTTGCTTGATCCGGAACTAGAAGGGTATTATGCGTCCGAAGCAGCCCCTGTCATCACCAGACAGCAATTTAAAGATGGTCTCTCTGATCAACTTACCCTTCAGTTCG GGTCGACTAACCGTCAGGTTGAAACTGCAGTCTCAACCTGGTACATCGACTGGTCTCAAGCCGAAAACATGACCGCTGACTACTACAAAGCAGTCGTGGACGTTGGCACTGACTTACTCTTTGCGTGTAACACTGACGGCGTAGCTCGGTATCACGCCATAGGAGGTGATGACGTCTTCTTGTACCAGTTTACACACATCCCAAGTGTATCCATCTATGATATCATGATCGATGGGGAGTTTTACGGACCAGGGTGGACTGGAGCGACCCATGCTGAAGAGATACCTTTGGTGTTAGGCACACCTTTTATTCCGGAGACTGCCCGTCTACGAGCTGAGTTCCTGGACTCGGAGAAAGCACTGTCGGTGAAGTTTATGGAATTTTGGAGCAACTTTGCCAGAAGTGG AAATCCTGGCCTGGAGACTGCTGGTTCCCAGCCAGCCACCGGAGCTGATTATTGGCCTATGTTTACCATTCCAGAGTTGAGATACAAGGAACTAGACATGAACTTCGGAACAGGCAGGGCCCTTAAGAGTAACGAGTGTAATTTCTGGAACTCTTTCCTTCCGCAGCTTGGCACCATGATAG CGAGCATTGATGAAGTTGAGCGTGAATGGAGAGAGTCGTATAGCGCCTGGAAGTACACAGACATGACCGACTGGAGAGAGCAGTTCATCCAGTATAAAGCACTTACCGGCAATTAA